The Cloeon dipterum chromosome 3, ieCloDipt1.1, whole genome shotgun sequence genome includes a region encoding these proteins:
- the LOC135941457 gene encoding biorientation of chromosomes in cell division protein 1-like 1 isoform X3, whose product MTDYVSELAHHYEADPDLTARIISQMKSKGYFDQLRKEILADIDTKPAYQNMRQRVENAVNRYLKGQKWSNELNKNKLRDSLRRHLTEGRLIHVGPVLNQVLTPDVCSQIAPEVDKQICQELGIPEDEEMPEEDNTPNNRRRDGDFDGPGGSSNGPMSFEPSYGGGRLNGRAWGNDNDFFYPYSGGYNRFSRRCENHDSSSSEEDEVKKTPEKIPVNSKNATDALFVNMSQFDEMELEYSKKEVVELERKENPEEATKLALEQLAAQKFKIEQELQRMELEEQHRLAEEQRRREFEQQQLRELEEQRLREFEERQRAELEEKLRLEFEERQRREEERLLQEQRLKEEEMLIKEESEEELEEPKTPEMSDGEDSDGPELQVAEEDSCQISTVPAEEVKPVVQEEAPKPVEPEDAPKPVDVVEFCEPARPEEPQAVPETPVVASPESEEAAPPVEIAKEPVKTSEQPKKRTDERSRSRDERHKSEHKKEHSSSSSSSKRHHSSSSSSKSSSHKSSSRRDSTSKHSSSSSRAREDSKSSSHSRTSSRRDSEKHKSSSSSSSSSRHRRDDKHRSSSSKSSSSHKKGEDSNNLYYFTPEQSIEAVRSRIHLDEVMIRLEADNSGYDSLISDSETEDCPDKRQYEIEVENSDAIKIEDLLGIEIEGVNREESSLEEINANEIIKPPPRTVSKLHLKINNGTWNHSERDASFLSDDTPGKKVLSVVLEKCGEKIRSASHCSELDARSEESFVPVQQQTPPPKRRRIVRKVEQRYSTDDLYKPRTTFTSSRRSRE is encoded by the exons ATGACGGACTATGTGTCGGAATTGGCGCACCACTACGAGGCCGACCCCGACCTGACGGCGCGAATCATCAGTCAGATGAAGTCCAAGGGCTACTTCGACCAGCTGCGGAAGGAAATCCTCGCCGACATAGACACAAAG CCGGCTTACCAGAACATGCGCCAAAGGGTGGAGAATGCGGTGAACCGGTATTTGAAGGGCCAGAAGTGGAGCAACGAGCTGAACAAAAACAAGCTGAGGGACAGCCTCCGCAGGCACCTGACAGA GGGTCGTCTGATTCACGTGGGCCCGGTCCTGAACCAGGTGCTGACGCCGGACGTCTGCTCCCAGATAGCACCCGAGGTGGACAAACAGATTTGTCAAGAACTTGGCATCCCCGAGGACGAGGAGATGCCCGAGGAGGACAATACTCCCAACAACCGCCGCAGGGACGGCGACTTCGACGGCCctggcggcagcagcaacggGCCCATGAGCTTCGAGCCCTCCTACGGAGGTGGACGGCTCAACGGACGCGCCTGGGGCAACGACAATGACTTCTTCTACCCTTACAGTGGAGGGTACAATAG GTTTAGTCGGAGGTGTGAGAATCACGACAGCAGCTCTTCAGAGGAAGATGAGGTCAAGAAAACTCCTGAGAAAATTCCTGTCAAC TCAAAGAACGCAACCGACGCTTTGTTTGTG AACATGAGCCAGTTCGACGAAATGGAGCTGGAGTACTCGAAGAAGGAGGTGGTCGAGCTCGAGAGGAAGGAAAATCCGGAAGAGGCCACCAAACTGGCCTTGGAGCAGCTGGCGGCGCAGAAGTTCAAAATCGAGCAGGAACTGCAGCGCATGGAGTTGGAAGAGCAGCACCGGCTTGCCGAGGAGCAGCGACGCAGGGAGTTTGAGCAGCAACAGCTGAGAGAACTCGAAGAACAGAGGCTAAGGGAGTTCGAAGAGCGGCAGAGGGCAGAACTGGAGGAGAAACTGAGACTCGAGTTTGAGGAGAGACAGCGGAGGGAGGAAGAACGGCTCCTGCAGGAACAGAGGCTCAAAGAGGAAGAaatgctgatt AAAGAAGAATCTGAAGAGGAATTGGAGGAGCCGAAAACTCCGGAAATGTCTGACGGCGAAGACTCGGACGGTCCCGAGCTGCAGGTCGCTGAGGAAGACTCGTGCCAGATCAGTACCGTACCTGCAGAGGAAGTGAAACCGGTGGTGCAAGAGGAGGCGCCAAAGCCCGTGGAGCCGGAGGATGCGCCAAAACCTGTGGATGTAGTCGAATTCTGTGAACCAGCCAGGCCTGAGGAGCCGCAAGCTGTCCCTGAGACCCCTGTGGTCGCTTCTCCTGAATCTGAAGAAGCAGCACCACCAGTCGAGATTGCCAAAGAACCTGTCAAGACTTCTGAGCAGCCAAAAAAACGGACAGACGAGCGTTCGAGGAGCAGGGACGAAAGACACAAGTCTGAACACAAAAAGGAAcattccagcagcagcagcagctcgaaAAGACACCATTCCTCATCATCTTCCTCTAAGTCATCCTCGCACAAAAGCAGTAGCAGACGCGATTCTACTTCaaagcacagcagcagcagctccagAGCAAGAGAGGACAGCAAGAGCTCTAGTCACAG CAGAACCTCATCCAGGAGAGACTCcgaaaaacacaaaagcagcagtagtagtagcagcagcagtaggCACAGAAGAGACGACAAGCACCGGagtagcagcagcaagagCTCTTCCTCGCACAAAAAAGGCGAAGACTCGAACAATCTCTACTACTTCACGCCGGAACAATCGATCGAGGCTGTTCGAAGTCGGATCCATTTGGACGAGGTCATGATCAGACTGGAGGCGGACAACTCTGGTTACGACTCGCTCATCTCGGATTCTGAAACTGAAGATTGCCCGGACAAGAGACAATACGAGATCGAAGTAGAAAACTCGGACGCGATCAAAATTGAGGATCTGCTGGGAATTGAAATCGAGGGCGTCAACAGAGAA GAATCTTCGCTGGAGGAGATTAATGCCAATGAAATAATCAAACCACCGCCGCGGACGGTGAGCaagctgcatttaaaaataaataacgggACCTGGAATCACAGTGAACGAG ACGCCAGTTTCCTGTCGGACGACACGCCTGGAAAGAAAGTGCTGTCTGTGGTGCTGGAGAAATG tggagaaaaaattagatctGCTTCGCATTG TTCCGAACTTGACGCAAGATCGGAGGAAAGCTTTGTGCCTGTCCAGCAGCAAACTCCGCCTCCCAAAAGAAGGAGAAT AGTGCGCAAAGTCGAGCAGAGGTACAGTACTGACGATCTTTACAAGCCCCGAACCACGTTCACCTCATCTCGTCGTTCTAGGGAATGa
- the LOC135941457 gene encoding biorientation of chromosomes in cell division protein 1-like 1 isoform X6 codes for MTDYVSELAHHYEADPDLTARIISQMKSKGYFDQLRKEILADIDTKPAYQNMRQRVENAVNRYLKGQKWSNELNKNKLRDSLRRHLTEGRLIHVGPVLNQVLTPDVCSQIAPEVDKQICQELGIPEDEEMPEEDNTPNNRRRDGDFDGPGGSSNGPMSFEPSYGGGRLNGRAWGNDNDFFYPYSGGYNRFSRRCENHDSSSSEEDEVKKTPEKIPVNSKNATDALFVNMSQFDEMELEYSKKEVVELERKENPEEATKLALEQLAAQKFKIEQELQRMELEEQHRLAEEQRRREFEQQQLRELEEQRLREFEERQRAELEEKLRLEFEERQRREEERLLQEQRLKEEEMLIKEESEEELEEPKTPEMSDGEDSDGPELQVAEEDSCQISTVPAEEVKPVVQEEAPKPVEPEDAPKPVDVVEFCEPARPEEPQAVPETPVVASPESEEAAPPVEIAKEPVKTSEQPKKRTDERSRSRDERHKSEHKKEHSSSSSSSKRHHSSSSSSKSSSHKSSSRRDSTSKHSSSSSRAREDSKSSSHSRTSSRRDSEKHKSSSSSSSSSRHRRDDKHRSSSSKSSSSHKKGEDSNNLYYFTPEQSIEAVRSRIHLDEVMIRLEADNSGYDSLISDSETEDCPDKRQYEIEVENSDAIKIEDLLGIEIEGVNREESSLEEINANEIIKPPPRTVSKLHLKINNGTWNHSERDASFLSDDTPGKKVLSVVLEKCSELDARSEESFVPVQQQTPPPKRRRIVRKVEQRYSTDDLYKPRTTFTSSRRSRE; via the exons ATGACGGACTATGTGTCGGAATTGGCGCACCACTACGAGGCCGACCCCGACCTGACGGCGCGAATCATCAGTCAGATGAAGTCCAAGGGCTACTTCGACCAGCTGCGGAAGGAAATCCTCGCCGACATAGACACAAAG CCGGCTTACCAGAACATGCGCCAAAGGGTGGAGAATGCGGTGAACCGGTATTTGAAGGGCCAGAAGTGGAGCAACGAGCTGAACAAAAACAAGCTGAGGGACAGCCTCCGCAGGCACCTGACAGA GGGTCGTCTGATTCACGTGGGCCCGGTCCTGAACCAGGTGCTGACGCCGGACGTCTGCTCCCAGATAGCACCCGAGGTGGACAAACAGATTTGTCAAGAACTTGGCATCCCCGAGGACGAGGAGATGCCCGAGGAGGACAATACTCCCAACAACCGCCGCAGGGACGGCGACTTCGACGGCCctggcggcagcagcaacggGCCCATGAGCTTCGAGCCCTCCTACGGAGGTGGACGGCTCAACGGACGCGCCTGGGGCAACGACAATGACTTCTTCTACCCTTACAGTGGAGGGTACAATAG GTTTAGTCGGAGGTGTGAGAATCACGACAGCAGCTCTTCAGAGGAAGATGAGGTCAAGAAAACTCCTGAGAAAATTCCTGTCAAC TCAAAGAACGCAACCGACGCTTTGTTTGTG AACATGAGCCAGTTCGACGAAATGGAGCTGGAGTACTCGAAGAAGGAGGTGGTCGAGCTCGAGAGGAAGGAAAATCCGGAAGAGGCCACCAAACTGGCCTTGGAGCAGCTGGCGGCGCAGAAGTTCAAAATCGAGCAGGAACTGCAGCGCATGGAGTTGGAAGAGCAGCACCGGCTTGCCGAGGAGCAGCGACGCAGGGAGTTTGAGCAGCAACAGCTGAGAGAACTCGAAGAACAGAGGCTAAGGGAGTTCGAAGAGCGGCAGAGGGCAGAACTGGAGGAGAAACTGAGACTCGAGTTTGAGGAGAGACAGCGGAGGGAGGAAGAACGGCTCCTGCAGGAACAGAGGCTCAAAGAGGAAGAaatgctgatt AAAGAAGAATCTGAAGAGGAATTGGAGGAGCCGAAAACTCCGGAAATGTCTGACGGCGAAGACTCGGACGGTCCCGAGCTGCAGGTCGCTGAGGAAGACTCGTGCCAGATCAGTACCGTACCTGCAGAGGAAGTGAAACCGGTGGTGCAAGAGGAGGCGCCAAAGCCCGTGGAGCCGGAGGATGCGCCAAAACCTGTGGATGTAGTCGAATTCTGTGAACCAGCCAGGCCTGAGGAGCCGCAAGCTGTCCCTGAGACCCCTGTGGTCGCTTCTCCTGAATCTGAAGAAGCAGCACCACCAGTCGAGATTGCCAAAGAACCTGTCAAGACTTCTGAGCAGCCAAAAAAACGGACAGACGAGCGTTCGAGGAGCAGGGACGAAAGACACAAGTCTGAACACAAAAAGGAAcattccagcagcagcagcagctcgaaAAGACACCATTCCTCATCATCTTCCTCTAAGTCATCCTCGCACAAAAGCAGTAGCAGACGCGATTCTACTTCaaagcacagcagcagcagctccagAGCAAGAGAGGACAGCAAGAGCTCTAGTCACAG CAGAACCTCATCCAGGAGAGACTCcgaaaaacacaaaagcagcagtagtagtagcagcagcagtaggCACAGAAGAGACGACAAGCACCGGagtagcagcagcaagagCTCTTCCTCGCACAAAAAAGGCGAAGACTCGAACAATCTCTACTACTTCACGCCGGAACAATCGATCGAGGCTGTTCGAAGTCGGATCCATTTGGACGAGGTCATGATCAGACTGGAGGCGGACAACTCTGGTTACGACTCGCTCATCTCGGATTCTGAAACTGAAGATTGCCCGGACAAGAGACAATACGAGATCGAAGTAGAAAACTCGGACGCGATCAAAATTGAGGATCTGCTGGGAATTGAAATCGAGGGCGTCAACAGAGAA GAATCTTCGCTGGAGGAGATTAATGCCAATGAAATAATCAAACCACCGCCGCGGACGGTGAGCaagctgcatttaaaaataaataacgggACCTGGAATCACAGTGAACGAG ACGCCAGTTTCCTGTCGGACGACACGCCTGGAAAGAAAGTGCTGTCTGTGGTGCTGGAGAAATG TTCCGAACTTGACGCAAGATCGGAGGAAAGCTTTGTGCCTGTCCAGCAGCAAACTCCGCCTCCCAAAAGAAGGAGAAT AGTGCGCAAAGTCGAGCAGAGGTACAGTACTGACGATCTTTACAAGCCCCGAACCACGTTCACCTCATCTCGTCGTTCTAGGGAATGa
- the LOC135941457 gene encoding biorientation of chromosomes in cell division protein 1-like 1 isoform X2, which produces MTDYVSELAHHYEADPDLTARIISQMKSKGYFDQLRKEILADIDTKPAYQNMRQRVENAVNRYLKGQKWSNELNKNKLRDSLRRHLTEGRLIHVGPVLNQVLTPDVCSQIAPEVDKQICQELGIPEDEEMPEEDNTPNNRRRDGDFDGPGGSSNGPMSFEPSYGGGRLNGRAWGNDNDFFYPYSGGYNRFSRRCENHDSSSSEEDEVKKTPEKIPVNSKNATDALFVNMSQFDEMELEYSKKEVVELERKENPEEATKLALEQLAAQKFKIEQELQRMELEEQHRLAEEQRRREFEQQQLRELEEQRLREFEERQRAELEEKLRLEFEERQRREEERLLQEQRLKEEEMLIKEESEEELEEPKTPEMSDGEDSDGPELQVAEEDSCQISTVPAEEVKPVVQEEAPKPVEPEDAPKPVDVVEFCEPARPEEPQAVPETPVVASPESEEAAPPVEIAKEPVKTSEQPKKRTDERSRSRDERHKSEHKKEHSSSSSSSKRHHSSSSSSKSSSHKSSSRRDSTSKHSSSSSRAREDSKSSSHRTSSRRDSEKHKSSSSSSSSSRHRRDDKHRSSSSKSSSSHKKGEDSNNLYYFTPEQSIEAVRSRIHLDEVMIRLEADNSGYDSLISDSETEDCPDKRQYEIEVENSDAIKIEDLLGIEIEGVNREESSLEEINANEIIKPPPRTVSKLHLKINNGTWNHSERADASFLSDDTPGKKVLSVVLEKCGEKIRSASHCSELDARSEESFVPVQQQTPPPKRRRIVRKVEQRYSTDDLYKPRTTFTSSRRSRE; this is translated from the exons ATGACGGACTATGTGTCGGAATTGGCGCACCACTACGAGGCCGACCCCGACCTGACGGCGCGAATCATCAGTCAGATGAAGTCCAAGGGCTACTTCGACCAGCTGCGGAAGGAAATCCTCGCCGACATAGACACAAAG CCGGCTTACCAGAACATGCGCCAAAGGGTGGAGAATGCGGTGAACCGGTATTTGAAGGGCCAGAAGTGGAGCAACGAGCTGAACAAAAACAAGCTGAGGGACAGCCTCCGCAGGCACCTGACAGA GGGTCGTCTGATTCACGTGGGCCCGGTCCTGAACCAGGTGCTGACGCCGGACGTCTGCTCCCAGATAGCACCCGAGGTGGACAAACAGATTTGTCAAGAACTTGGCATCCCCGAGGACGAGGAGATGCCCGAGGAGGACAATACTCCCAACAACCGCCGCAGGGACGGCGACTTCGACGGCCctggcggcagcagcaacggGCCCATGAGCTTCGAGCCCTCCTACGGAGGTGGACGGCTCAACGGACGCGCCTGGGGCAACGACAATGACTTCTTCTACCCTTACAGTGGAGGGTACAATAG GTTTAGTCGGAGGTGTGAGAATCACGACAGCAGCTCTTCAGAGGAAGATGAGGTCAAGAAAACTCCTGAGAAAATTCCTGTCAAC TCAAAGAACGCAACCGACGCTTTGTTTGTG AACATGAGCCAGTTCGACGAAATGGAGCTGGAGTACTCGAAGAAGGAGGTGGTCGAGCTCGAGAGGAAGGAAAATCCGGAAGAGGCCACCAAACTGGCCTTGGAGCAGCTGGCGGCGCAGAAGTTCAAAATCGAGCAGGAACTGCAGCGCATGGAGTTGGAAGAGCAGCACCGGCTTGCCGAGGAGCAGCGACGCAGGGAGTTTGAGCAGCAACAGCTGAGAGAACTCGAAGAACAGAGGCTAAGGGAGTTCGAAGAGCGGCAGAGGGCAGAACTGGAGGAGAAACTGAGACTCGAGTTTGAGGAGAGACAGCGGAGGGAGGAAGAACGGCTCCTGCAGGAACAGAGGCTCAAAGAGGAAGAaatgctgatt AAAGAAGAATCTGAAGAGGAATTGGAGGAGCCGAAAACTCCGGAAATGTCTGACGGCGAAGACTCGGACGGTCCCGAGCTGCAGGTCGCTGAGGAAGACTCGTGCCAGATCAGTACCGTACCTGCAGAGGAAGTGAAACCGGTGGTGCAAGAGGAGGCGCCAAAGCCCGTGGAGCCGGAGGATGCGCCAAAACCTGTGGATGTAGTCGAATTCTGTGAACCAGCCAGGCCTGAGGAGCCGCAAGCTGTCCCTGAGACCCCTGTGGTCGCTTCTCCTGAATCTGAAGAAGCAGCACCACCAGTCGAGATTGCCAAAGAACCTGTCAAGACTTCTGAGCAGCCAAAAAAACGGACAGACGAGCGTTCGAGGAGCAGGGACGAAAGACACAAGTCTGAACACAAAAAGGAAcattccagcagcagcagcagctcgaaAAGACACCATTCCTCATCATCTTCCTCTAAGTCATCCTCGCACAAAAGCAGTAGCAGACGCGATTCTACTTCaaagcacagcagcagcagctccagAGCAAGAGAGGACAGCAAGAGCTCTAGTCACAG AACCTCATCCAGGAGAGACTCcgaaaaacacaaaagcagcagtagtagtagcagcagcagtaggCACAGAAGAGACGACAAGCACCGGagtagcagcagcaagagCTCTTCCTCGCACAAAAAAGGCGAAGACTCGAACAATCTCTACTACTTCACGCCGGAACAATCGATCGAGGCTGTTCGAAGTCGGATCCATTTGGACGAGGTCATGATCAGACTGGAGGCGGACAACTCTGGTTACGACTCGCTCATCTCGGATTCTGAAACTGAAGATTGCCCGGACAAGAGACAATACGAGATCGAAGTAGAAAACTCGGACGCGATCAAAATTGAGGATCTGCTGGGAATTGAAATCGAGGGCGTCAACAGAGAA GAATCTTCGCTGGAGGAGATTAATGCCAATGAAATAATCAAACCACCGCCGCGGACGGTGAGCaagctgcatttaaaaataaataacgggACCTGGAATCACAGTGAACGAG caGACGCCAGTTTCCTGTCGGACGACACGCCTGGAAAGAAAGTGCTGTCTGTGGTGCTGGAGAAATG tggagaaaaaattagatctGCTTCGCATTG TTCCGAACTTGACGCAAGATCGGAGGAAAGCTTTGTGCCTGTCCAGCAGCAAACTCCGCCTCCCAAAAGAAGGAGAAT AGTGCGCAAAGTCGAGCAGAGGTACAGTACTGACGATCTTTACAAGCCCCGAACCACGTTCACCTCATCTCGTCGTTCTAGGGAATGa
- the LOC135941457 gene encoding biorientation of chromosomes in cell division protein 1-like 1 isoform X5: protein MTDYVSELAHHYEADPDLTARIISQMKSKGYFDQLRKEILADIDTKPAYQNMRQRVENAVNRYLKGQKWSNELNKNKLRDSLRRHLTEGRLIHVGPVLNQVLTPDVCSQIAPEVDKQICQELGIPEDEEMPEEDNTPNNRRRDGDFDGPGGSSNGPMSFEPSYGGGRLNGRAWGNDNDFFYPYSGGYNRFSRRCENHDSSSSEEDEVKKTPEKIPVNNMSQFDEMELEYSKKEVVELERKENPEEATKLALEQLAAQKFKIEQELQRMELEEQHRLAEEQRRREFEQQQLRELEEQRLREFEERQRAELEEKLRLEFEERQRREEERLLQEQRLKEEEMLIKEESEEELEEPKTPEMSDGEDSDGPELQVAEEDSCQISTVPAEEVKPVVQEEAPKPVEPEDAPKPVDVVEFCEPARPEEPQAVPETPVVASPESEEAAPPVEIAKEPVKTSEQPKKRTDERSRSRDERHKSEHKKEHSSSSSSSKRHHSSSSSSKSSSHKSSSRRDSTSKHSSSSSRAREDSKSSSHSRTSSRRDSEKHKSSSSSSSSSRHRRDDKHRSSSSKSSSSHKKGEDSNNLYYFTPEQSIEAVRSRIHLDEVMIRLEADNSGYDSLISDSETEDCPDKRQYEIEVENSDAIKIEDLLGIEIEGVNREESSLEEINANEIIKPPPRTVSKLHLKINNGTWNHSERADASFLSDDTPGKKVLSVVLEKCGEKIRSASHCSELDARSEESFVPVQQQTPPPKRRRIVRKVEQRYSTDDLYKPRTTFTSSRRSRE, encoded by the exons ATGACGGACTATGTGTCGGAATTGGCGCACCACTACGAGGCCGACCCCGACCTGACGGCGCGAATCATCAGTCAGATGAAGTCCAAGGGCTACTTCGACCAGCTGCGGAAGGAAATCCTCGCCGACATAGACACAAAG CCGGCTTACCAGAACATGCGCCAAAGGGTGGAGAATGCGGTGAACCGGTATTTGAAGGGCCAGAAGTGGAGCAACGAGCTGAACAAAAACAAGCTGAGGGACAGCCTCCGCAGGCACCTGACAGA GGGTCGTCTGATTCACGTGGGCCCGGTCCTGAACCAGGTGCTGACGCCGGACGTCTGCTCCCAGATAGCACCCGAGGTGGACAAACAGATTTGTCAAGAACTTGGCATCCCCGAGGACGAGGAGATGCCCGAGGAGGACAATACTCCCAACAACCGCCGCAGGGACGGCGACTTCGACGGCCctggcggcagcagcaacggGCCCATGAGCTTCGAGCCCTCCTACGGAGGTGGACGGCTCAACGGACGCGCCTGGGGCAACGACAATGACTTCTTCTACCCTTACAGTGGAGGGTACAATAG GTTTAGTCGGAGGTGTGAGAATCACGACAGCAGCTCTTCAGAGGAAGATGAGGTCAAGAAAACTCCTGAGAAAATTCCTGTCAAC AACATGAGCCAGTTCGACGAAATGGAGCTGGAGTACTCGAAGAAGGAGGTGGTCGAGCTCGAGAGGAAGGAAAATCCGGAAGAGGCCACCAAACTGGCCTTGGAGCAGCTGGCGGCGCAGAAGTTCAAAATCGAGCAGGAACTGCAGCGCATGGAGTTGGAAGAGCAGCACCGGCTTGCCGAGGAGCAGCGACGCAGGGAGTTTGAGCAGCAACAGCTGAGAGAACTCGAAGAACAGAGGCTAAGGGAGTTCGAAGAGCGGCAGAGGGCAGAACTGGAGGAGAAACTGAGACTCGAGTTTGAGGAGAGACAGCGGAGGGAGGAAGAACGGCTCCTGCAGGAACAGAGGCTCAAAGAGGAAGAaatgctgatt AAAGAAGAATCTGAAGAGGAATTGGAGGAGCCGAAAACTCCGGAAATGTCTGACGGCGAAGACTCGGACGGTCCCGAGCTGCAGGTCGCTGAGGAAGACTCGTGCCAGATCAGTACCGTACCTGCAGAGGAAGTGAAACCGGTGGTGCAAGAGGAGGCGCCAAAGCCCGTGGAGCCGGAGGATGCGCCAAAACCTGTGGATGTAGTCGAATTCTGTGAACCAGCCAGGCCTGAGGAGCCGCAAGCTGTCCCTGAGACCCCTGTGGTCGCTTCTCCTGAATCTGAAGAAGCAGCACCACCAGTCGAGATTGCCAAAGAACCTGTCAAGACTTCTGAGCAGCCAAAAAAACGGACAGACGAGCGTTCGAGGAGCAGGGACGAAAGACACAAGTCTGAACACAAAAAGGAAcattccagcagcagcagcagctcgaaAAGACACCATTCCTCATCATCTTCCTCTAAGTCATCCTCGCACAAAAGCAGTAGCAGACGCGATTCTACTTCaaagcacagcagcagcagctccagAGCAAGAGAGGACAGCAAGAGCTCTAGTCACAG CAGAACCTCATCCAGGAGAGACTCcgaaaaacacaaaagcagcagtagtagtagcagcagcagtaggCACAGAAGAGACGACAAGCACCGGagtagcagcagcaagagCTCTTCCTCGCACAAAAAAGGCGAAGACTCGAACAATCTCTACTACTTCACGCCGGAACAATCGATCGAGGCTGTTCGAAGTCGGATCCATTTGGACGAGGTCATGATCAGACTGGAGGCGGACAACTCTGGTTACGACTCGCTCATCTCGGATTCTGAAACTGAAGATTGCCCGGACAAGAGACAATACGAGATCGAAGTAGAAAACTCGGACGCGATCAAAATTGAGGATCTGCTGGGAATTGAAATCGAGGGCGTCAACAGAGAA GAATCTTCGCTGGAGGAGATTAATGCCAATGAAATAATCAAACCACCGCCGCGGACGGTGAGCaagctgcatttaaaaataaataacgggACCTGGAATCACAGTGAACGAG caGACGCCAGTTTCCTGTCGGACGACACGCCTGGAAAGAAAGTGCTGTCTGTGGTGCTGGAGAAATG tggagaaaaaattagatctGCTTCGCATTG TTCCGAACTTGACGCAAGATCGGAGGAAAGCTTTGTGCCTGTCCAGCAGCAAACTCCGCCTCCCAAAAGAAGGAGAAT AGTGCGCAAAGTCGAGCAGAGGTACAGTACTGACGATCTTTACAAGCCCCGAACCACGTTCACCTCATCTCGTCGTTCTAGGGAATGa